One part of the Sporosarcina ureae genome encodes these proteins:
- a CDS encoding sigma 54-interacting transcriptional regulator produces the protein MFNDSFINTLIQLENDKKWMSVANWMNENPPVIQLDQTLLEAAKVLKELKIEFLPIVDSQYKPVGIITAEHILEAFVNGRNKHTTLEHIVLMQVATIDEHTLLNELPFDPDNTNVYVVKNKQGNLMGLLTQKEIVKGLSALIESYIKNEKVSDILSVILEKAYEGIAVVDELGMIIEFNEAYSKFTGIPRSEAIGRHVTEVIENTNLHETVQKGMPERGVLQNIQGQDMVVHRIPIWKNGKVVAAIGMLIFEGVSDIYRIYERLQLQKIMADTELPPLSPEGFSSLNQIIGTSEAISDLKRKARTAARTQAVVLLSGEKGTGKNAFAESIHQLSPIASKPFTTIYCKVQAARNVEEQLFGPHGILHSGKPSTLYLQDIDALSMNTQMKLLEFLKQAPEDFPVQLIISSTQDLHELAERDAFSSELYAKLNPLQLSIPALRNRNEDIPYLLSHYMQEICFTHKIPEKSFSTTAVTYLINYQWEGNIEELIDVLEDLVSIVDSDSIDETDLPQHILDGQNLSTLEDFREKQEAEEKKIIVNLLDQTEGNKSKTAELLGIHRTTLYKKLRKFNILT, from the coding sequence ATGTTTAACGATTCTTTTATTAATACACTCATACAGTTGGAAAATGATAAAAAGTGGATGTCTGTAGCGAATTGGATGAATGAAAATCCCCCAGTTATCCAACTAGATCAGACGTTGCTAGAAGCAGCTAAAGTACTGAAGGAATTGAAAATCGAGTTTCTCCCTATCGTTGATTCACAATATAAGCCGGTCGGTATCATTACTGCTGAACACATACTCGAAGCATTCGTCAATGGCCGTAATAAGCACACAACACTAGAGCATATAGTACTTATGCAAGTAGCTACAATAGACGAACATACATTATTGAATGAACTCCCTTTCGATCCAGACAATACAAATGTCTATGTTGTAAAAAACAAACAAGGCAACCTCATGGGTCTGTTAACTCAAAAAGAAATCGTCAAAGGGCTATCGGCATTGATCGAAAGTTATATAAAAAATGAAAAAGTCTCCGATATTTTATCAGTCATTCTGGAAAAAGCGTATGAAGGAATTGCTGTGGTCGATGAATTGGGTATGATCATCGAATTCAATGAGGCCTATAGTAAATTCACCGGTATCCCTAGATCGGAAGCAATTGGACGGCATGTCACAGAAGTAATCGAAAATACAAATCTACATGAAACCGTACAGAAAGGCATGCCAGAAAGAGGCGTTCTTCAAAATATTCAAGGACAAGATATGGTCGTTCACCGCATTCCCATTTGGAAAAACGGTAAAGTAGTCGCAGCAATCGGTATGTTGATTTTCGAAGGTGTTTCAGACATTTATCGCATTTATGAGCGTTTACAACTACAGAAAATTATGGCTGATACTGAACTTCCTCCCCTATCTCCTGAAGGTTTTTCCAGTCTCAATCAAATTATAGGGACGAGCGAAGCGATATCCGACTTAAAGAGAAAAGCTCGGACTGCCGCTCGAACACAAGCTGTCGTTTTATTGTCCGGTGAAAAAGGAACGGGTAAAAACGCATTTGCAGAAAGTATCCATCAGTTAAGTCCGATCGCATCCAAACCATTTACAACTATATACTGCAAAGTCCAAGCAGCGCGAAATGTGGAAGAACAACTTTTCGGCCCGCATGGAATCCTCCATTCCGGAAAACCAAGCACGCTTTATTTACAAGATATAGATGCTTTATCTATGAATACACAAATGAAATTATTGGAGTTTCTAAAACAAGCTCCAGAAGATTTCCCAGTTCAACTAATCATTTCGTCTACACAAGACTTACACGAATTAGCCGAAAGAGATGCTTTTAGTTCCGAGTTATATGCCAAATTAAATCCACTGCAACTCTCTATTCCTGCGCTTCGTAACAGGAACGAAGACATCCCTTATCTACTGTCACATTATATGCAGGAAATATGTTTCACACATAAAATACCCGAGAAGTCATTCTCTACTACCGCTGTAACGTATTTAATAAATTATCAATGGGAAGGCAATATTGAGGAATTGATAGATGTGCTTGAAGACTTAGTAAGCATTGTTGACTCCGATAGTATTGATGAGACAGATTTGCCGCAACATATTCTGGATGGACAAAATTTAAGTACGTTAGAAGACTTCAGAGAAAAACAAGAGGCTGAAGAAAAAAAGATTATAGTAAATTTATTGGATCAAACAGAAGGTAATAAATCCAAGACAGCCGAGTTGCTTGGCATACACAGAACTACATTATATAAAAAATTAAGAAAATTTAATATCTTGACCTGA
- the dapA gene encoding 4-hydroxy-tetrahydrodipicolinate synthase yields the protein MNFGSVMTAMVTPFDERGDIDYPATKNLINHLLANGTDALVIAGTTGESPTLTAEEKVELFKFTVQTVAGRAPVIAGTGTNSTRESIDLTIQAEETGVDGIMLVVPYYNKPCQEGLYQHFKTIAQTTTLPVMLYNIPGRSAVNMLPETVIRLANDVSNITSIKEASGDLEAVAAIIEHTGDEFFVYTGDDASTLPVLAIGGTGIVSVSAHIIGNEMQEMVQNFKTGNTKQAAEIYRGLLPIMKAMFAAPNPSPTKAALNLLGVPVGGVRLPMIALPENEVAALKELLALEDNATIGL from the coding sequence ATGAATTTTGGATCAGTTATGACAGCGATGGTAACTCCGTTTGATGAAAGAGGAGACATCGATTACCCAGCAACTAAAAATCTAATCAATCACTTACTAGCCAATGGAACAGACGCATTAGTCATCGCAGGCACGACAGGAGAATCGCCTACGCTTACAGCAGAAGAGAAAGTGGAACTATTCAAGTTTACTGTCCAAACCGTAGCAGGCAGAGCACCTGTCATCGCTGGAACCGGAACGAATAGCACGAGAGAATCTATCGATTTAACGATCCAAGCGGAAGAAACCGGTGTCGATGGAATTATGCTAGTCGTCCCTTACTACAACAAGCCTTGTCAGGAAGGACTGTACCAGCACTTCAAGACGATTGCGCAAACTACGACATTACCTGTCATGCTATATAATATCCCGGGCCGTAGTGCAGTCAATATGTTGCCAGAAACCGTTATTCGGTTGGCTAACGATGTGTCGAATATTACGTCCATTAAAGAAGCAAGCGGCGATCTAGAAGCCGTTGCAGCCATTATTGAACATACGGGCGATGAGTTCTTTGTCTATACAGGAGACGATGCTTCTACACTTCCTGTATTAGCCATCGGCGGAACAGGCATTGTGTCGGTTTCAGCGCATATTATAGGAAACGAAATGCAAGAGATGGTACAGAACTTTAAAACCGGTAACACAAAGCAAGCAGCGGAAATTTACCGTGGTTTATTGCCAATCATGAAAGCGATGTTTGCTGCACCTAACCCTTCTCCAACAAAGGCCGCGTTGAATTTACTGGGTGTACCAGTCGGCGGAGTTCGTTTACCGATGATCGCTTTGCCTGAAAACGAAGTGGCGGCTTTGAAGGAATTGTTAGCCCTTGAAGACAATGCTACGATTGGATTGTAA
- a CDS encoding S8 family serine peptidase → MKKSSLRCLLLVLVFLGLINSEPIHSNAQSPVTELLVEYAEDVRMTFSEEVEMQVETRKRISDEVELWSLTKDADVEALQLQLQEDPAIAYVELNAEREIAADIVDPGLNAQWWISHVRPEMIWSRVAEQRKSVSVAVIDSGMDTRHIDLEKRVRTGGYNFYDSSTDVFDVTGHGTKVAGVIAAEYGNGIGVTGIVGPYDVKILPLKVFGEGNKTKTSYIVAAINYAVSRGVDVINLSLGGDLKSDIENNAIQQAIEAGITVVAAAGNKAEEGNPLFYPASYDNVISVGSVDQLNQHVKSSNYNNSLTLVAPGTSIYTTSPNHGFGIGEGTSFSSPIVAGAVAMYKSLQPNTTPQQMKNLLKDTAMPLGGLNTPAYFGSGLLNLRALHDRLPPKIVPVERVELNTEAVTLDLSLGYVTNEVKALSANKNQLAEFASYEIEPNDTISQATSFLNYYYENMRGRINKTSKDIDFYELVRDEPGTLDVEIYWTKDYSQDGSDNQFLNVDLYDEKENWIAKAEYQELANGRKGLAMKVELQEGYYYMKVHQESSYNERFVEQEYEISSIFIPEYSDVEIPDIILDEVSMKRGDREYFLNEEDNLVEWKSSNPEVAYVDYDGMVVANYPGSATITFYIGNARKILPVYVVDTTIEAKFTISAKVFPYNATDQRIIWSSSDPSIAEVDQNGVVTAKSVGTVFVTARARLGGVAEIATVHVVRNGKGYEFTSDFTNPDVPMDKVFRVTFTQPLSPFKDYSQDVVISRKSNGAGRVKSFTAKVNPLNYKQLLIEPNQSWQEGYHYLTVTKNVQNTNYLSLRKESRIMFYSYYK, encoded by the coding sequence GTGAAGAAAAGTAGTTTACGTTGTCTACTGTTGGTACTGGTGTTTCTTGGATTAATTAATAGTGAACCTATACATAGTAATGCGCAGTCACCGGTTACAGAGTTGTTGGTGGAATACGCAGAAGATGTCCGAATGACATTTAGTGAAGAAGTAGAGATGCAAGTGGAAACGCGCAAGAGGATTTCTGATGAAGTAGAGTTATGGAGTTTGACAAAAGATGCGGACGTTGAAGCACTTCAACTCCAGTTGCAAGAGGATCCTGCTATCGCATACGTCGAGCTGAATGCAGAACGTGAAATCGCAGCAGACATCGTCGATCCTGGATTGAATGCTCAATGGTGGATCTCACATGTTCGTCCGGAAATGATCTGGTCGCGTGTAGCAGAACAAAGGAAATCGGTTAGTGTCGCAGTGATTGATTCAGGTATGGATACTAGACATATTGATTTGGAAAAAAGAGTTCGAACCGGTGGGTATAACTTCTATGATAGTAGTACGGATGTTTTTGATGTAACTGGACACGGTACGAAAGTGGCAGGGGTAATTGCTGCTGAATATGGAAATGGCATAGGGGTCACAGGAATTGTAGGTCCATATGACGTGAAGATTTTACCTTTAAAAGTATTTGGCGAAGGAAATAAAACAAAGACTTCCTATATAGTGGCGGCCATTAATTATGCTGTTTCACGTGGAGTAGATGTCATTAACTTGAGCTTGGGTGGAGATTTGAAGTCAGATATAGAAAACAACGCGATACAGCAAGCGATCGAGGCTGGAATAACGGTTGTGGCTGCGGCGGGAAATAAAGCAGAGGAAGGGAATCCACTGTTTTATCCTGCTTCCTACGACAATGTGATTTCCGTTGGTTCCGTGGATCAGTTGAATCAGCACGTGAAATCTTCTAATTACAATAACAGTCTAACTCTGGTGGCTCCAGGTACATCAATTTACACTACAAGCCCCAACCATGGATTTGGTATCGGTGAGGGCACGTCGTTTTCCTCACCGATTGTGGCGGGAGCGGTGGCTATGTATAAATCGTTGCAACCAAATACCACACCGCAACAAATGAAAAACTTGCTGAAAGATACTGCGATGCCGTTAGGTGGTTTAAATACACCTGCTTACTTTGGTTCAGGTTTACTGAATCTACGAGCATTGCATGACAGACTTCCGCCAAAAATAGTTCCAGTTGAACGAGTAGAATTGAACACGGAAGCTGTGACACTGGATTTGTCATTAGGCTATGTAACGAATGAAGTAAAGGCACTTTCCGCGAATAAAAACCAGTTAGCTGAGTTTGCTTCGTATGAAATAGAGCCAAACGATACAATTTCCCAAGCTACTTCCTTTTTAAATTATTACTATGAAAATATGAGGGGAAGAATAAATAAAACTTCTAAGGATATAGATTTTTATGAATTAGTAAGGGATGAGCCTGGGACGCTTGATGTTGAAATATATTGGACAAAAGATTATTCGCAAGATGGTTCTGATAATCAATTTTTAAATGTAGATTTATATGATGAAAAAGAGAACTGGATTGCAAAAGCTGAATATCAAGAGTTGGCTAACGGTAGAAAAGGATTAGCTATGAAAGTAGAGTTGCAAGAAGGTTACTATTATATGAAGGTTCATCAAGAATCATCATATAATGAAAGATTTGTGGAACAGGAATATGAAATATCGAGTATCTTTATCCCGGAATATAGTGATGTAGAAATTCCTGATATTATATTGGACGAAGTGTCTATGAAAAGAGGAGATAGAGAATACTTTTTGAACGAAGAGGATAACCTCGTGGAGTGGAAATCATCTAATCCGGAAGTAGCTTACGTAGACTACGATGGGATGGTGGTAGCGAATTATCCGGGAAGTGCGACCATCACGTTTTATATTGGAAACGCCAGGAAAATCCTGCCCGTTTATGTGGTAGATACAACGATAGAAGCAAAGTTTACAATTTCCGCAAAGGTTTTTCCATATAACGCAACGGATCAAAGAATTATATGGTCGTCATCAGACCCTTCCATAGCAGAAGTCGATCAGAATGGTGTAGTTACAGCGAAAAGTGTGGGTACCGTATTCGTCACAGCTAGAGCACGATTAGGTGGAGTGGCGGAAATTGCGACTGTACATGTTGTCAGAAACGGCAAAGGGTATGAATTTACAAGCGATTTTACAAATCCAGACGTCCCCATGGATAAAGTTTTCCGAGTCACCTTTACTCAGCCATTATCTCCGTTTAAAGATTATAGTCAAGATGTTGTGATTTCCAGAAAATCGAATGGTGCCGGGCGTGTGAAAAGTTTTACTGCCAAAGTAAATCCCCTGAACTATAAGCAACTACTGATTGAGCCAAATCAGTCCTGGCAGGAAGGTTATCATTATCTTACAGTGACAAAAAACGTTCAAAATACTAATTACCTTTCATTACGTAAGGAAAGTAGGATTATGTTTTATTCCTATTATAAGTAA
- the grpE gene encoding nucleotide exchange factor GrpE, with translation MSTIHESADNRPEELQRILDKELLQLEKITIEDFEVDPIEKPVTQEDLKQFQQFTSTSFRSLEELLESNQAVLPVDEAITRLQDEAFEDRVHMAKRAVEIFTLFEDVRQTVDPESIDLIAQLDTVIDQAHHLLEDMGIQELPVYDEYFDESFMEAVGTIPAEEAPGIERFKVAAVFRRAFSIEGQVIQDAFVKTVT, from the coding sequence ATGAGTACTATACATGAGTCCGCGGATAACAGGCCGGAAGAGTTGCAGCGCATATTGGATAAGGAATTATTGCAGCTAGAGAAAATTACTATTGAAGATTTTGAAGTAGATCCTATTGAGAAGCCGGTTACGCAAGAGGATTTGAAGCAGTTTCAGCAATTCACATCAACGAGTTTCCGGTCGCTAGAAGAATTGCTTGAGAGCAATCAAGCCGTTCTGCCGGTTGATGAAGCGATTACTCGTTTGCAGGATGAAGCGTTTGAAGACCGTGTACATATGGCGAAACGGGCAGTAGAGATCTTTACATTATTCGAAGACGTACGTCAGACGGTGGACCCGGAGTCGATCGATTTGATCGCGCAATTGGATACCGTAATCGATCAAGCGCATCATTTGCTTGAGGACATGGGTATACAAGAGTTACCGGTGTATGATGAATATTTCGACGAAAGCTTTATGGAAGCGGTCGGCACTATACCTGCTGAAGAAGCGCCAGGAATTGAGCGATTTAAAGTAGCGGCTGTATTCCGCAGAGCCTTTTCAATAGAAGGACAAGTTATTCAAGATGCATTCGTGAAAACAGTTACGTAA
- a CDS encoding tetratricopeptide repeat protein codes for MSSFTNIPMLIQQMQQEIRQKRYTMALDTIRELEKLSVNRKQILWHKALLESKVGNLHVALAYLKELDSEEPHVAKLEEVILSNWDTYTKVIAEYNYAVSEIELGYTENVLHIVDNAMEMAGKMPIPIELYRMKTILVARYEAGTLSRYTVGLPLHVLDDPTIKRVVAAEPPRPDIARPVPKPKPKRKLKKGAAALFAGIATVLLVFVIWLIANLLAQPDTASELPTTVPVEKPAITETEPVKEEPVEVPDTEPEEEVEPEFVSNEEARMYYNEGYKQYLNEDFPAAVAYLEYAVRTEESDYFTDDASYFLASSYLREQKYEEVVNTAKAFYKEESEHYKESPYREGMRLQESRALWKLNKNAEATAILDELISKPNVDWVTYEAKAMKKLIEEGESSEDVEQAS; via the coding sequence ATGAGTTCATTCACTAACATTCCTATGTTGATTCAGCAAATGCAACAAGAGATACGCCAGAAGCGTTACACGATGGCGCTTGATACGATCCGAGAACTTGAAAAACTTAGTGTGAACCGAAAGCAGATACTGTGGCATAAAGCTTTGCTTGAGAGTAAAGTCGGCAATCTGCATGTAGCATTAGCGTACTTGAAGGAACTCGATAGCGAGGAGCCTCATGTCGCCAAGCTGGAAGAAGTGATTCTTAGTAATTGGGACACCTATACAAAGGTGATCGCTGAGTATAACTACGCTGTATCTGAAATTGAATTGGGCTATACCGAAAATGTCCTACATATAGTAGATAACGCCATGGAAATGGCAGGGAAAATGCCGATTCCGATTGAATTATATCGTATGAAAACCATTCTGGTGGCACGTTATGAAGCGGGCACGTTATCACGCTATACGGTTGGATTGCCTTTGCATGTTCTTGACGATCCGACTATCAAACGTGTCGTGGCGGCAGAACCTCCACGTCCGGATATTGCGCGTCCAGTGCCAAAACCGAAGCCGAAACGCAAGCTAAAAAAGGGAGCAGCGGCTTTATTCGCGGGCATTGCAACGGTTTTATTAGTCTTCGTAATATGGTTAATTGCCAACTTACTGGCACAGCCCGATACAGCTAGTGAGTTGCCGACTACTGTGCCGGTTGAAAAACCAGCCATAACAGAGACTGAACCGGTGAAAGAAGAGCCAGTAGAAGTGCCAGATACAGAACCTGAAGAGGAAGTTGAGCCTGAATTCGTATCGAATGAAGAGGCGAGAATGTATTATAACGAAGGTTATAAGCAGTATCTGAATGAAGACTTCCCTGCGGCAGTGGCCTATTTAGAGTATGCTGTGCGCACTGAAGAAAGTGATTACTTTACAGACGATGCGTCGTATTTCTTAGCATCAAGTTATTTACGCGAGCAGAAGTATGAAGAAGTCGTCAATACTGCGAAAGCTTTCTATAAAGAAGAAAGTGAGCATTATAAAGAGTCCCCTTATCGAGAAGGGATGCGCTTGCAAGAGAGTCGCGCATTATGGAAGCTAAATAAGAATGCCGAGGCAACAGCGATTCTGGATGAATTAATTAGCAAACCGAATGTCGATTGGGTTACGTATGAAGCGAAAGCTATGAAGAAGTTAATAGAAGAAGGCGAGAGTAGTGAAGACGTGGAGCAAGCGAGCTAA
- a CDS encoding YARHG domain-containing protein: protein MKKCPICNEMNDKQQEFCTNCKASLASRRLNKKRSIWKTPHYPIVLIVVVLVAIIGYYTIESKYGRNATTEKFITALIEQDRDTLQELIVPKDSRIAINADSLQALLTLVEKNPSIVQVVENHLHEKSEDGMFSIRAAGKRLGLFPRYTINPVGYIVKVQSIGDETVLSIHDAEIGYIKKRKEQAEFGPFMAGIYPIKMTTTLDDDTVREEIQANVFGAKQTVHLDFDSIKELATAANTDVEKDNDLPVVQNDIVKEEPVETVIVKEIIKEVPADVPKDHFIISYSGDVYLDKSDLKGLSKDDLRLARNEIYARHGYVFESKELQDYFGSQSWYTPDPSFNGKMAKWEKHNVELIKSHE from the coding sequence ATGAAAAAATGTCCAATTTGTAATGAAATGAATGATAAGCAGCAAGAGTTTTGTACAAACTGTAAAGCATCTCTTGCGTCACGTCGTTTGAATAAAAAACGTTCTATATGGAAAACACCACACTACCCAATTGTATTAATTGTTGTCGTGCTTGTAGCGATCATTGGCTACTACACTATTGAAAGTAAATATGGGCGAAATGCTACAACAGAGAAATTCATTACGGCATTGATCGAGCAGGATCGCGACACATTGCAAGAATTGATTGTACCGAAAGACAGTCGGATTGCGATTAACGCAGATAGTTTGCAAGCGCTGCTAACGTTGGTTGAGAAAAACCCTTCGATCGTACAAGTAGTGGAAAACCACTTACACGAAAAATCCGAAGACGGCATGTTTTCCATTCGTGCAGCTGGTAAACGATTGGGTCTTTTCCCGCGCTACACAATCAATCCAGTAGGCTATATCGTCAAAGTACAATCTATCGGCGATGAAACGGTACTGTCCATCCATGATGCGGAAATCGGCTATATCAAAAAGCGGAAAGAACAGGCTGAATTCGGCCCTTTCATGGCGGGAATCTATCCAATTAAAATGACGACGACTCTGGATGACGATACGGTACGTGAAGAAATCCAGGCGAACGTCTTTGGGGCGAAACAAACTGTTCATCTAGATTTTGATTCCATTAAAGAATTGGCTACCGCGGCCAACACAGATGTAGAAAAGGATAATGATCTGCCCGTTGTTCAAAACGACATTGTAAAAGAAGAACCTGTCGAGACGGTCATTGTCAAAGAGATTATTAAAGAAGTTCCAGCTGACGTTCCAAAGGATCATTTCATCATTTCATACAGCGGAGACGTGTACCTCGATAAATCCGATTTAAAAGGATTATCTAAAGACGATTTACGTTTGGCGCGCAATGAAATATATGCGCGACACGGCTATGTCTTTGAATCAAAGGAATTGCAAGACTACTTTGGTTCGCAATCTTGGTATACACCCGATCCATCATTTAACGGAAAGATGGCGAAGTGGGAGAAACACAATGTGGAACTGATTAAGTCGCATGAATAA
- a CDS encoding S8 family peptidase: MREKRHIVLVFCIVWMMVLGFQGVVNADVVPNELLVEYEGNRQSFSIDEGLPGVESRETISDEVELWSFTDSAEMLLMKEQLLEDPNVLHVEPNYERYSHIVLNDPIFVKQWWIPQLKPQLIWSRVTEQKKNAVVAVIDSGIDIQHEDLQGRIQPGGYNFYANNANVQDVNGHGTAVAGVIAARAGNHIGVAGLAGTYDTKVLPLKISHLNGTSKVSDSIKAIDYAIMKQVDVINMSYGSSQPSQLEEKEIQRAIESGITVVASAGNDAEKGNSVMFPASYPSVISVGATDSKNQRASFSNFNSQVSLVAPGAVISTTYINNTYKSVSGTSFSGPMVASAAALVKSLQPEAKSTEIRELLEMTATDLGQLGKDDHFGAGLLNLERLSYALPTAANPNQPKDFVGDFPDLVVKKNKVFKIKFTNKLVLGKDYSEHIYITHLPNSTKRIEGFTAKLNPLDPQQLLVTPLNEWQLGVHYLRVNQGLQNTKGVTLKKSVVVKFTVVPD, translated from the coding sequence ATGAGAGAGAAGCGGCATATCGTGTTGGTTTTTTGCATCGTATGGATGATGGTACTAGGATTTCAAGGAGTGGTCAATGCGGATGTAGTACCCAATGAACTATTGGTTGAGTATGAAGGAAATCGCCAATCGTTTTCTATTGATGAAGGGCTACCAGGTGTTGAAAGCCGTGAAACTATATCAGATGAAGTGGAATTATGGAGTTTTACAGATTCGGCAGAGATGCTGTTAATGAAAGAACAACTACTTGAGGATCCAAACGTGTTACATGTTGAACCAAATTACGAGCGCTATTCGCATATCGTCCTCAATGATCCTATTTTCGTGAAGCAGTGGTGGATTCCGCAACTGAAGCCGCAGTTAATTTGGTCAAGAGTGACAGAACAAAAGAAGAATGCGGTTGTGGCAGTTATCGATTCAGGTATTGATATCCAGCATGAAGATCTACAAGGAAGAATTCAGCCAGGTGGCTATAACTTTTACGCTAACAACGCAAACGTTCAGGACGTCAATGGACACGGAACGGCAGTAGCGGGCGTCATTGCTGCGAGGGCAGGGAATCACATAGGTGTGGCAGGTCTAGCGGGAACATACGACACGAAAGTCTTGCCATTGAAAATTTCGCACTTGAATGGAACTAGCAAAGTATCGGATAGTATCAAAGCGATTGATTATGCGATTATGAAACAAGTCGATGTGATCAACATGAGTTATGGTAGTAGCCAGCCGTCCCAACTAGAAGAAAAAGAGATACAACGAGCGATCGAGTCGGGAATCACCGTCGTGGCATCTGCAGGAAACGATGCTGAAAAAGGGAATTCCGTCATGTTTCCTGCATCCTATCCTTCCGTAATTTCAGTAGGGGCAACCGATAGCAAAAATCAACGCGCTTCGTTTTCAAATTTTAATTCTCAAGTCAGCTTGGTTGCACCAGGCGCGGTGATTTCTACCACGTACATTAATAACACATATAAATCAGTGAGTGGAACTTCTTTCTCGGGACCTATGGTGGCAAGTGCGGCAGCTTTGGTGAAGTCCTTGCAACCGGAAGCCAAGTCAACTGAAATTAGAGAGTTACTTGAAATGACTGCGACAGACTTAGGGCAACTCGGTAAAGACGATCATTTCGGTGCAGGACTACTAAATTTAGAACGACTTAGCTATGCGTTGCCAACTGCCGCCAATCCAAATCAGCCAAAGGATTTTGTTGGTGATTTCCCGGACTTAGTCGTGAAAAAGAACAAAGTATTCAAAATCAAATTTACTAATAAACTAGTACTCGGCAAAGACTACAGCGAGCATATTTATATTACACATCTACCAAATAGCACAAAACGCATAGAAGGATTTACCGCGAAATTGAATCCACTAGATCCTCAGCAATTACTCGTCACACCTCTTAATGAATGGCAACTAGGTGTTCATTACTTACGTGTGAATCAAGGATTGCAGAATACAAAAGGTGTGACACTGAAGAAATCAGTTGTTGTGAAGTTTACGGTCGTGCCGGATTAA
- a CDS encoding ABC transporter substrate-binding protein, with the protein MKKRLLLGMTFLLLLVAGCNNDATAVDTEESQNDDKKKVSIMLDWYPNAVHSYIYVAQEKGYFNDEDVEVDIQFPANPTDPMNLTAAGKVTLGLYYQPDVILAQANEDIPIKAVASVVREPLNYTVMLEDSPIQSPKDLEDLTIGYPGIPLNEALIKTMITNDGGDYDKVKMIDVGFELESSLVSERVDAVTGTFINHEVPVMNAKGFKTRYFNPVEYGVPNYSEIVLLTGNDTWEKEHDAILAFWRAAQKGYEFMVEQPEEALELLLSNQDQANFPLDKAIEMESLSILLPKMETGGEPFGQLDEKSWEEVRDWLHEMELIKTKPQVEDMIIDISSKEIFSNVTK; encoded by the coding sequence ATGAAAAAACGTTTGCTACTTGGGATGACCTTTCTTCTTTTGCTAGTCGCTGGCTGCAATAATGATGCAACCGCAGTAGATACGGAAGAGTCACAGAACGATGATAAGAAAAAAGTTAGTATTATGCTCGACTGGTACCCAAACGCAGTACATAGCTATATTTATGTGGCACAGGAAAAAGGTTATTTCAATGATGAGGATGTCGAAGTTGATATTCAATTCCCTGCCAATCCAACTGATCCAATGAATTTGACTGCTGCAGGAAAAGTGACACTTGGATTGTACTACCAACCCGATGTCATTTTGGCTCAAGCGAATGAAGATATCCCTATCAAAGCGGTCGCATCTGTCGTACGTGAACCACTGAACTACACGGTCATGCTGGAGGACAGTCCCATTCAATCGCCGAAAGATCTAGAAGATCTGACGATTGGTTATCCTGGCATTCCACTCAACGAAGCCTTGATCAAAACCATGATCACAAATGATGGTGGCGATTACGATAAAGTGAAAATGATTGATGTTGGATTCGAACTAGAATCTTCATTAGTTTCTGAACGGGTTGACGCTGTGACGGGAACATTCATTAATCATGAAGTACCTGTTATGAATGCTAAAGGGTTCAAAACACGCTATTTTAATCCCGTAGAATACGGCGTTCCTAACTACAGTGAAATTGTTTTGTTAACGGGTAACGATACGTGGGAGAAGGAACATGACGCCATCTTGGCCTTTTGGAGAGCCGCACAAAAAGGGTATGAATTCATGGTGGAACAGCCTGAAGAAGCACTGGAATTATTGCTTAGCAACCAAGATCAAGCGAACTTCCCACTCGATAAAGCCATTGAGATGGAAAGCTTGAGTATTTTATTGCCGAAGATGGAAACAGGTGGAGAACCCTTTGGCCAGCTTGATGAAAAGTCATGGGAAGAAGTACGTGATTGGCTTCATGAGATGGAATTGATCAAGACGAAACCACAAGTGGAAGATATGATCATAGATATCAGTTCTAAAGAAATATTTTCTAACGTAACAAAGTAA